The following are encoded in a window of Streptomyces griseiscabiei genomic DNA:
- the pabB gene encoding aminodeoxychorismate synthase component I: protein MKTLLIDNYDSYTYNLFQLIAEVNGEEPVVVLNDAAADAIPDLREFDNVVVSPGPGHPSEPRDFGIAARLIAEAEIPVLGVCLGHQGIAAGERADVEPAPWPRHGHLSTVRHDGRDLFRGLPQNFSVVRYHSLSVREPLPPTLEATAWSEDGVLMGLRHRERPLWGVQFHPESILTDHGHRLLVNFRNLTAERAGSPRTKNTAVAPVAGAHHGAASPPPGAIPRPRRPPGPAYRLHTRRIAGAVDAEAAFTRMYADAPHAFWLDSSRVEPGLSRFSFFGDGSGPLAEVVRYDVDSGQCEIERAGRPPRRVRASVFDYLKRQLAARKVDATGLPFDFTGGYVGYFGYELKADTGSSNRHKAQTPDAAWLFADRLIAVDHEKGHTYAVCLSEDTPAASREAGDWLDTALAQLTFVSSESTVPLRPASQPYPRAAEPWLVRDRATYLADIEACKAELNAGTSYEICLTNAARLPAPYDPYDFYRVLRRINPAPYASFLRFGDLDIAGSSPERFLRITRDGVAEAKPIKGTAPRGATPEEDDRLRDELAADAKTRAENLMIVDLLRNDLGRVSRTGSVKVTRLMATETYATVHQLVSTVEGRLRDGTDAVDCVRACFPGGSMTGAPKLRTLEIIDALETEARGVYSGALGYLGCSGGADLNIVIRTAVFQGGRMHLGAGGAIVLDSDPAAEYDEMLLKTAALMRAHREHASAPAVTEEPTR, encoded by the coding sequence GTGAAGACCCTGCTCATCGACAATTATGATTCGTACACGTACAACCTGTTCCAGCTGATCGCCGAGGTCAACGGCGAGGAGCCGGTGGTCGTGCTCAACGACGCTGCGGCCGACGCCATTCCGGACCTGCGGGAATTCGACAACGTGGTGGTGTCGCCGGGACCCGGCCACCCCTCGGAACCGCGTGACTTCGGAATCGCCGCCCGGCTGATCGCCGAGGCCGAGATCCCCGTCCTGGGTGTCTGCCTGGGCCATCAGGGCATCGCGGCGGGGGAGCGGGCCGACGTCGAGCCCGCCCCCTGGCCCCGCCACGGACATCTGTCCACGGTCCGCCACGACGGCCGCGACCTGTTCCGGGGGCTGCCGCAGAACTTCTCGGTCGTCCGCTACCACTCGTTGTCCGTGCGCGAGCCGCTGCCGCCGACCCTGGAGGCCACCGCCTGGTCCGAGGACGGCGTCCTCATGGGCCTGCGCCACCGCGAACGGCCGCTGTGGGGAGTGCAGTTCCACCCCGAGTCGATCCTCACCGACCACGGCCACCGCCTGCTGGTCAACTTCCGCAACCTCACGGCGGAACGGGCCGGCAGCCCGCGCACCAAGAACACGGCGGTCGCCCCGGTCGCCGGTGCGCACCACGGCGCGGCATCCCCGCCGCCCGGCGCGATCCCCCGCCCCCGGCGGCCCCCGGGACCCGCCTACCGGCTGCACACCCGCCGTATCGCCGGCGCCGTCGACGCCGAGGCCGCCTTCACCCGGATGTACGCCGACGCGCCGCACGCCTTCTGGCTGGACAGCTCCCGAGTGGAGCCGGGCCTGTCGCGGTTCTCGTTCTTCGGCGACGGCAGCGGCCCGCTCGCCGAGGTCGTCCGCTACGACGTCGACAGCGGGCAGTGCGAGATCGAGCGCGCGGGACGGCCCCCGCGCCGGGTCAGGGCGAGCGTCTTCGACTATCTGAAGCGCCAGCTGGCCGCCCGCAAGGTCGACGCCACCGGTCTGCCCTTCGACTTCACCGGCGGATACGTCGGCTACTTCGGCTACGAACTCAAGGCCGACACCGGCTCCTCGAACCGGCACAAGGCCCAGACCCCGGACGCCGCCTGGCTGTTCGCGGACCGCCTGATCGCCGTGGACCACGAGAAGGGCCACACCTACGCCGTCTGCCTGTCCGAGGACACCCCGGCGGCGTCCCGTGAGGCCGGCGACTGGCTGGACACCGCACTGGCCCAGCTGACCTTCGTCTCCTCGGAGAGCACCGTCCCCCTGCGGCCGGCCTCCCAGCCCTACCCGCGCGCCGCCGAGCCCTGGCTCGTCCGCGACCGCGCCACCTACCTCGCCGACATCGAGGCCTGCAAGGCGGAGCTGAACGCGGGCACGAGCTACGAGATCTGTCTGACCAACGCGGCCCGGTTACCCGCTCCCTACGACCCGTACGACTTCTACCGGGTGCTGCGCCGGATCAACCCGGCCCCGTACGCCTCCTTCCTCCGGTTCGGCGACCTCGACATCGCGGGCTCGTCCCCCGAGCGCTTCCTGCGGATCACCCGGGACGGCGTCGCCGAGGCCAAGCCCATCAAGGGCACCGCGCCCCGGGGCGCGACCCCGGAGGAGGACGACCGGCTGCGCGACGAACTCGCCGCCGACGCCAAGACCCGCGCCGAGAACCTGATGATCGTCGACCTGCTCCGCAACGACCTCGGCCGGGTCTCCCGGACCGGCTCGGTCAAGGTCACCCGTCTCATGGCCACCGAGACGTACGCCACCGTGCACCAGCTGGTCTCCACGGTCGAGGGCAGACTCCGGGACGGCACCGACGCGGTCGACTGCGTCCGGGCCTGCTTCCCGGGCGGCTCGATGACCGGCGCACCCAAGCTCCGCACCCTGGAGATCATCGACGCGCTGGAGACCGAGGCGCGGGGCGTCTACTCGGGAGCCCTCGGCTACCTCGGGTGCAGCGGCGGCGCGGACCTCAACATCGTCATCCGTACCGCCGTTTTCCAGGGCGGCCGTATGCATCTGGGCGCGGGCGGCGCGATCGTCCTCGACTCCGATCCGGCCGCCGAGTACGACGAGATGCTGCTGAAGACGGCGGCACTGATGCGGGCCCACCGGGAGCACGCCTCCGCCCCGGCCGTCACCGAGGAGCCGACGCGATGA
- a CDS encoding AMP-binding protein — protein sequence MTITTTGRPVRLHADADAPGNLAAHLAALADRRGWTARPAFHQGHRAHSHGEVHALAARAATVLADHGVRPGDRVMLALPDSVTWVTTFLALARLGAVAVLVNPELTPPELQFMAEDTNAVLWVTGPGLDTYTPAGIPAPRNGRGAATSAAAPAGRDRPRTIRPVKTAEPAPRLSSDQLTALSTTATPRETAHPVDAHTPLYIQYTSGTTGRPKGVVHVHGDPKTYHDLIGRRLLRITPDDVTLSVSRLYFAYGFGNALVFPLFSGSAAVLADRRPTPAAVDELVARHRVTLLYSVPSAYAALVADRAGGGHEDCFASVRAAVSAGEGMPAGLGKQVTELLGAPVLEQIGSTEAGHAFCANSFDHNHPGTVGRPVPGFEVELRDRDGAQVADGETGELWVRGPTVTPGYLNRPEENDRTLVGGWLNTRDRAVREPDGTYRHLGRADDMEMVGGITVSPLEVEALLRTHPGVRDVAVAAVTDERGASRLRAFVVPVPPIGVGLEAELICMARDRLAAFKVPRSVSFVPTLPRTATGKLRRHLVRQGAW from the coding sequence ATGACGATCACGACGACGGGCCGGCCCGTCCGGCTCCACGCCGACGCCGACGCCCCCGGGAACCTCGCGGCCCATCTCGCCGCCCTGGCCGACCGGCGCGGCTGGACCGCCCGCCCCGCCTTCCACCAGGGCCACCGGGCCCACTCCCACGGCGAGGTCCACGCCCTCGCGGCCCGCGCCGCCACCGTCCTCGCCGACCACGGCGTCCGCCCCGGCGACCGTGTCATGCTCGCCCTCCCGGACTCCGTCACCTGGGTCACCACCTTCCTCGCCCTGGCCCGCCTCGGCGCGGTGGCGGTCCTCGTCAACCCCGAACTCACCCCGCCCGAACTCCAGTTCATGGCGGAGGACACGAACGCGGTCCTGTGGGTGACGGGACCCGGGCTGGACACCTACACCCCGGCGGGCATACCCGCGCCCCGTAACGGGCGCGGGGCCGCGACCTCCGCTGCTGCCCCGGCCGGGCGCGACCGGCCACGCACCATCCGCCCGGTGAAGACGGCCGAGCCGGCGCCGCGCCTCAGCTCCGACCAGCTGACGGCCCTGAGCACCACCGCCACGCCCAGGGAGACGGCCCACCCCGTCGACGCCCACACCCCCCTGTACATCCAGTACACCTCGGGCACCACCGGCCGCCCCAAGGGCGTCGTCCACGTCCACGGCGACCCCAAGACCTACCACGACCTCATCGGCCGCAGGCTGCTGCGCATCACCCCGGACGACGTGACCCTCTCGGTCTCCCGGCTGTACTTCGCCTACGGCTTCGGCAACGCCCTCGTCTTCCCGCTCTTCTCCGGCTCCGCCGCCGTCCTCGCCGACCGCCGTCCCACCCCCGCGGCGGTCGACGAACTCGTCGCCCGGCACCGGGTGACCCTGCTCTACTCGGTGCCGTCGGCGTACGCCGCGCTCGTCGCCGACCGGGCGGGCGGCGGTCACGAGGACTGCTTCGCCTCGGTGCGCGCGGCGGTGTCGGCCGGCGAGGGCATGCCCGCCGGACTCGGCAAGCAGGTCACCGAACTGCTCGGCGCCCCCGTCCTGGAGCAGATCGGCTCCACCGAGGCCGGACACGCCTTCTGCGCCAACAGCTTCGACCACAACCACCCCGGCACCGTCGGCCGCCCGGTCCCCGGTTTCGAGGTCGAGCTCCGCGACCGCGACGGCGCCCAGGTCGCGGACGGTGAGACGGGCGAACTGTGGGTCCGCGGCCCGACGGTGACCCCCGGCTATCTCAACCGGCCGGAGGAGAACGACCGCACCCTCGTCGGCGGCTGGCTCAACACCCGGGACCGGGCCGTCCGTGAACCCGACGGCACCTACCGGCATCTGGGCCGGGCCGACGACATGGAGATGGTCGGCGGCATCACCGTCTCCCCGCTGGAGGTGGAGGCACTGCTGCGCACCCACCCCGGCGTCCGGGACGTCGCCGTCGCGGCCGTCACCGACGAGCGCGGCGCCAGCAGGCTCCGGGCCTTCGTCGTCCCCGTCCCGCCCATCGGCGTGGGCCTGGAGGCCGAACTGATCTGCATGGCCCGCGACCGGCTCGCCGCCTTCAAGGTCCCCCGCAGCGTCAGCTTCGTCCCCACCCTGCCCCGCACCGCGACCGGCAAGCTCCGCCGCCACCTCGTCCGCCAAGGAGCGTGGTGA
- a CDS encoding class I adenylate-forming enzyme family protein, protein MADTLVPAERSGPMRDQLQADRHPAPSLALSGRGFYLGSMFREAAGRHGSVFVTLDRPLDVHPDLGTDLSYTALADLVDELSGRLWEAGVRPSEEVVVHKTDNVDIVLLTCAVSRIGAVPVLLSPGLAGPVVGQLLERLHRPWLITDRAKLEGTLADVDLTGLVRRTLSVDDAPGAEPLQKYAGAPTPAAVRLHPRDPSLITHSSGTTGLPKLAVHCPNTMWNRLVPQKAMGWPTRGETAALHMSFVHSRFYHLLGVLLHFGSPLVLIVDPEPSNVGPLLARHRPGIVETHPNTFVLWEELADAPGAPLSRVRSYGSTFDAIHPRTVQRLLDASNRRSPWLIQLYGQSETGPVAFQWFTRRSAARADGRRVGIGIPGFTRVRVADDAGRRVAPGTAGRIEARTRGRILTYLGARERYLRQLDGGWWQMGDMGYQSRWGALYLIDREIDQIDSVHSNLEIEDTLMSRLEELREVVIVPGVDREPVPVVCVRGERPLDPRRWYEATADLPAMAEPRQWRFDELPMTSTWKVKRVEITRMLTESTRA, encoded by the coding sequence ATGGCCGACACCCTCGTCCCCGCAGAAAGGTCCGGTCCCATGCGCGACCAGCTCCAGGCCGACCGGCACCCCGCACCTTCGCTCGCCCTCTCCGGCCGCGGTTTCTATCTGGGGTCGATGTTCCGAGAGGCCGCCGGCCGTCACGGCTCCGTCTTCGTCACCCTGGACCGGCCCCTCGACGTCCACCCCGACCTCGGGACCGACCTCTCCTACACGGCCCTCGCCGACCTCGTCGACGAACTCTCCGGCCGCCTCTGGGAAGCGGGCGTGCGCCCCTCCGAGGAAGTGGTCGTCCACAAGACCGACAACGTCGACATCGTGCTGCTGACCTGCGCGGTCTCCCGTATCGGCGCCGTCCCGGTGCTGCTGTCGCCCGGTCTGGCCGGCCCGGTGGTCGGACAGCTCCTCGAACGCCTGCACCGGCCCTGGCTGATCACCGACCGGGCCAAGCTCGAAGGCACCCTGGCGGACGTCGACCTCACCGGCCTGGTCCGGCGCACGCTCTCCGTGGACGACGCCCCCGGCGCCGAACCGCTGCAGAAGTACGCGGGCGCCCCGACCCCGGCCGCCGTCCGGCTGCACCCCCGCGACCCGTCCCTCATCACCCACAGCTCCGGCACCACCGGTCTGCCCAAGCTCGCCGTGCACTGCCCGAACACCATGTGGAACCGGCTCGTCCCGCAGAAGGCGATGGGCTGGCCGACCCGGGGCGAGACGGCCGCGCTGCACATGTCGTTCGTGCACTCGCGCTTCTACCATCTGCTCGGTGTCCTGCTGCACTTCGGCAGCCCGCTGGTCCTGATCGTCGACCCGGAACCGTCCAACGTGGGCCCGCTGCTGGCCCGCCACCGCCCCGGCATCGTCGAGACCCACCCCAACACCTTCGTGCTGTGGGAGGAGCTGGCCGACGCGCCCGGCGCCCCGCTGTCCCGCGTCCGCTCGTACGGCTCGACCTTCGACGCCATCCACCCGCGCACCGTGCAGCGGCTGCTGGACGCCTCCAACCGGCGCTCGCCGTGGCTGATCCAGCTGTACGGGCAGAGCGAGACGGGCCCGGTCGCCTTCCAGTGGTTCACCCGCCGCAGCGCCGCCCGCGCCGACGGCCGACGGGTCGGCATCGGCATCCCCGGCTTCACCCGGGTCCGGGTCGCCGACGACGCCGGACGACGGGTCGCCCCCGGCACCGCCGGGCGGATCGAGGCCCGCACCCGGGGCCGTATCCTCACCTACCTCGGTGCCCGCGAACGCTATCTGCGCCAACTCGACGGCGGCTGGTGGCAGATGGGCGACATGGGCTACCAGAGCCGCTGGGGCGCCCTGTACCTCATCGACCGCGAGATCGACCAGATCGACTCCGTGCACAGCAACCTGGAGATCGAGGACACCCTGATGTCCCGGCTGGAGGAACTGCGCGAGGTCGTCATCGTCCCCGGCGTCGACCGTGAACCCGTCCCCGTGGTGTGCGTACGCGGCGAACGCCCCCTGGACCCGCGCCGCTGGTACGAGGCCACGGCCGACCTGCCGGCCATGGCGGAGCCGAGGCAGTGGCGGTTCGACGAACTGCCGATGACCTCCACCTGGAAGGTCAAGCGGGTCGAGATCACCCGCATGCTCACCGAGAGCACCCGCGCATGA
- a CDS encoding aminotransferase class IV — MTQPAIAEGLLTWSPEHGLVPGEPRAGRLLVADSWLLRDGRVRGLDRHRERFLRSCGECGAPPPAQVVDFWQDMTRALPRTGEWFPRVELAAGSMELRLLLRHAPPLTTEIRVWGAGQPDPRTVPRRKGPDLDALARVRRRAAGADADEAVLIAPSGLVLETASSSLLWWEEDTLCLPPPRLPLLAGVTVGLIQERAARIGVRVAHRERSLAELDGREVWLVNALHGIRPVVAWTGRPLTPGPAVHAPEWQTWLDGLLEPLPDH; from the coding sequence GTGACACAACCCGCCATCGCGGAAGGCCTGCTGACCTGGTCACCCGAACACGGCCTCGTCCCCGGTGAGCCCCGGGCCGGACGCCTTCTCGTCGCGGACTCCTGGCTGCTGCGCGACGGACGGGTGCGCGGCCTCGACCGGCACCGCGAGCGGTTCCTGCGGTCCTGCGGCGAGTGCGGCGCACCGCCGCCGGCGCAGGTCGTCGACTTCTGGCAGGACATGACCCGTGCCCTGCCGCGCACGGGGGAGTGGTTCCCCCGGGTGGAACTCGCCGCCGGATCGATGGAGTTGAGGCTCCTGCTGCGGCATGCCCCGCCCCTGACGACCGAGATCCGGGTGTGGGGCGCGGGCCAGCCCGACCCGCGGACCGTGCCCCGCCGCAAGGGGCCGGACCTGGACGCCCTGGCCCGGGTGCGCAGACGGGCCGCCGGCGCCGACGCCGACGAGGCCGTCCTCATCGCGCCCTCCGGTCTGGTCCTGGAGACCGCGAGCTCCAGCCTCCTGTGGTGGGAGGAGGACACGCTCTGTCTGCCGCCGCCCCGGCTGCCCCTCCTCGCCGGGGTGACCGTGGGCCTCATCCAGGAACGGGCGGCCCGCATCGGCGTCCGGGTCGCCCACCGCGAGCGCTCCCTGGCCGAGTTGGACGGCCGCGAGGTGTGGCTCGTCAACGCCCTGCACGGCATCCGGCCCGTCGTCGCCTGGACCGGCCGCCCGCTGACCCCGGGCCCGGCCGTCCACGCCCCGGAATGGCAGACCTGGCTGGACGGTCTGCTGGAGCCGCTCCCGGACCACTGA
- a CDS encoding L,D-transpeptidase family protein: MGDIGRRGAVALTITGLLAPLTLALGITPAQAASCSTSAGPHQKQVEKFLGRPVDGKQSSADCKAIKAFQTKHGITPNIGYAGSVTWGVMDLMNKQKAVGKNPNKAGKCPTNKGRIACVNLTLQLSWIQDGKKLVYGPVPVRTGRDGYETRTGLKKIYWRNIDHVSSIYHVPMPYAQFFDGGQAFHSVGVSMWNPPGSHGCTNMTKTDAKKYWSLLKEGDDVFVYGRKPGT, from the coding sequence ATGGGGGACATAGGCAGAAGAGGCGCCGTCGCGCTCACGATCACCGGACTGCTCGCACCGCTCACACTCGCGTTGGGCATCACGCCCGCGCAGGCGGCGAGTTGTTCGACGTCGGCGGGGCCGCACCAGAAGCAGGTGGAGAAGTTCCTCGGCCGGCCGGTCGACGGCAAGCAGTCCTCCGCCGACTGCAAGGCGATCAAGGCGTTCCAGACCAAGCACGGCATCACCCCGAACATCGGCTACGCGGGTTCCGTCACCTGGGGCGTGATGGACCTGATGAACAAGCAGAAGGCCGTGGGCAAGAACCCCAACAAGGCCGGCAAGTGCCCCACGAACAAGGGCCGTATCGCCTGTGTGAACCTCACGCTCCAGCTGAGCTGGATCCAGGACGGCAAGAAGCTCGTGTACGGGCCGGTCCCGGTCCGCACCGGCCGCGACGGCTACGAGACCCGCACCGGCCTGAAGAAGATCTACTGGCGGAACATCGACCACGTCTCGTCGATCTACCACGTGCCCATGCCCTACGCCCAGTTCTTCGACGGCGGCCAGGCCTTCCACTCCGTCGGCGTCAGCATGTGGAACCCGCCCGGCTCCCACGGCTGCACCAACATGACGAAGACCGACGCCAAGAAGTACTGGTCGCTGCTGAAGGAGGGCGACGACGTCTTCGTGTACGGCCGCAAGCCGGGCACCTGA
- a CDS encoding antibiotic biosynthesis monooxygenase has translation MKKFVEDLNGVCVLLVFDVVSRNPVTVTLAYHVVPGREADFHSWGWAVLRTSARQPGFLGGGVLVDGEAEWHVVYRFDSEDSARTWENSVVWAQWSARVDGLAQETGRRSIAGSRAWFDSQAARAPTPAAPPGPPPKWKLWLVNMSAVFPPVLLFNLAILPYLNDLNPLFRTLLLCLSVTAIVTWILMPRLQRFLKKWLYPPLQALRGRHKRRTA, from the coding sequence TTGAAAAAGTTCGTTGAAGATTTGAACGGGGTCTGTGTTCTTCTCGTATTCGACGTCGTGAGCAGGAATCCCGTTACCGTCACCCTCGCGTACCACGTGGTGCCGGGGCGCGAGGCCGACTTCCATTCGTGGGGGTGGGCCGTGCTGCGTACAAGTGCGCGGCAGCCGGGTTTCCTGGGGGGTGGCGTACTGGTCGACGGAGAGGCTGAATGGCATGTGGTCTACCGTTTCGACAGCGAGGACTCGGCCCGGACCTGGGAGAACTCCGTGGTCTGGGCGCAGTGGTCGGCCCGGGTCGACGGGTTGGCCCAGGAGACCGGACGCCGGAGCATCGCGGGTTCCAGGGCCTGGTTCGACTCCCAGGCCGCCCGGGCCCCGACGCCGGCCGCACCCCCGGGGCCGCCCCCGAAATGGAAACTGTGGTTGGTGAACATGAGCGCGGTCTTCCCGCCCGTGCTCTTATTCAACCTGGCGATACTTCCCTATCTCAACGACCTGAATCCGCTTTTCCGTACACTTCTGCTGTGTCTGTCCGTGACAGCCATCGTCACCTGGATTCTCATGCCGAGACTCCAGCGCTTTCTGAAGAAATGGCTGTATCCGCCGCTGCAGGCGCTGCGCGGCCGGCACAAACGACGGACCGCCTAG
- a CDS encoding carboxymuconolactone decarboxylase family protein, translated as MSNSESITRVALKKVTPDVSGAMGSLHGAAVSAARDAKVEPEILELIRIRASQINGCAFCLDMHTKDARAQGETEQRIYALSAWRETPFFTARERAALALAEAVTLVTDGHVPDEVYAEAAEVFDEEQVAALIWAATVINAYNRIAIATRMVPGAYQPAQK; from the coding sequence ATGAGCAACAGCGAATCAATAACTCGCGTGGCGTTGAAGAAAGTTACCCCCGATGTCTCCGGGGCGATGGGTTCCCTGCACGGCGCCGCCGTTTCCGCGGCCCGGGACGCGAAGGTCGAGCCCGAGATCCTCGAACTGATACGCATTCGCGCGTCGCAGATCAACGGCTGCGCGTTCTGCCTGGACATGCACACCAAGGACGCCCGTGCGCAGGGCGAGACCGAGCAGCGGATCTACGCGCTCAGCGCCTGGCGCGAGACCCCCTTCTTCACCGCCCGCGAGCGCGCCGCCCTGGCGTTGGCCGAGGCCGTGACCCTGGTCACCGATGGTCATGTGCCCGACGAGGTCTACGCCGAGGCGGCGGAGGTGTTCGACGAGGAGCAGGTCGCGGCGCTGATCTGGGCGGCCACCGTGATCAACGCGTACAACCGGATCGCCATCGCGACCCGGATGGTTCCGGGGGCTTATCAGCCCGCTCAGAAGTAG
- a CDS encoding FAD-dependent monooxygenase translates to MSTPGPGPTPVLVVGAGPVGLSAALALRAHDLPVTLLEADAEGRERPGSRALFVHRETLELLEEAHPGLAVRIAAYGQTWHTKRTLYRGREVYARTFPPPTGTPPFTSLRQVDTERFLLDACRDAGVEFVWDARITGVRTDPDGVTLTGGDGRTWTGTHAVAADGARSAVRRELGIPLEGTHGEGFHVVADIADIPGAELPLERVFHYEHPALGGRSVMRVPFTGGFQLDLQCRDDDATEEFGTREAVRRWLPDVVGDGYGERVLWVSTYRFLRKVAAAFTDPHRRVLLAGEAAHLFPPFGARGMNSGIADAVAAARAIADGTPEAVDSFAGIRRSAGLFNSAAAGTALDHLRPRRRIVRVKQRAAAALAPVVPRCGAWLEHAPYGPRHGAPAVVGRKY, encoded by the coding sequence ATGAGCACCCCCGGCCCCGGTCCCACCCCCGTTCTCGTCGTGGGCGCCGGCCCCGTGGGCCTGTCCGCCGCCCTCGCCCTGCGCGCCCACGACCTCCCCGTCACCCTCCTCGAAGCCGACGCCGAGGGCCGTGAACGCCCCGGCAGCCGCGCCCTGTTCGTGCACCGGGAGACCCTGGAACTGCTGGAGGAGGCGCACCCGGGACTCGCGGTGAGGATCGCCGCGTACGGGCAGACCTGGCACACCAAACGCACCCTGTACCGGGGCCGCGAGGTGTACGCCCGCACCTTCCCGCCGCCCACCGGCACCCCGCCCTTCACCAGCCTCCGCCAGGTCGACACCGAGCGCTTCCTGCTCGACGCCTGCCGGGACGCCGGCGTGGAGTTCGTGTGGGACGCCCGGATCACCGGCGTACGGACCGACCCGGACGGGGTGACCCTCACCGGCGGGGACGGCCGCACCTGGACGGGCACCCACGCGGTCGCCGCCGACGGCGCCCGCTCGGCCGTACGGCGCGAACTGGGCATCCCCCTGGAGGGCACCCACGGCGAGGGCTTCCACGTCGTCGCGGACATCGCCGACATCCCCGGCGCCGAACTGCCGCTGGAGCGGGTCTTCCACTACGAGCATCCGGCGCTCGGCGGTCGCAGCGTCATGCGGGTGCCGTTCACCGGCGGCTTCCAGCTCGACCTGCAGTGCCGCGACGACGACGCGACCGAGGAGTTCGGCACCCGGGAGGCCGTACGGCGCTGGCTCCCGGACGTCGTCGGCGACGGGTACGGCGAGCGCGTCCTGTGGGTGTCGACCTACCGCTTCCTGCGCAAGGTCGCCGCCGCCTTCACCGACCCGCACCGCCGGGTGCTGCTGGCCGGTGAGGCCGCCCATCTCTTCCCGCCGTTCGGGGCGCGCGGCATGAACAGCGGTATCGCGGACGCGGTCGCCGCGGCCCGCGCGATCGCCGACGGCACGCCCGAGGCGGTCGACTCCTTCGCCGGGATCAGGCGCTCGGCGGGCCTGTTCAACAGCGCCGCCGCCGGCACGGCCCTGGACCATCTGCGGCCCCGGCGCCGTATCGTCCGCGTCAAGCAGCGGGCGGCGGCGGCCCTCGCCCCCGTGGTGCCCCGCTGCGGCGCCTGGCTGGAGCACGCGCCCTACGGGCCCCGGCACGGCGCCCCGGCCGTCGTGGGCCGCAAGTACTGA
- a CDS encoding SDR family NAD(P)-dependent oxidoreductase, which yields METTGRFEGYGVLITGAARGIGAATARRLAGEGAHVLVTDVDLAAAERTVTELRGEGLAAEAYRCDVGDRESVEAAVAHAVSALGSLDVLVNNAFGCTPDVPLFEDTLDETWARDLDLTLTSAFRCSRAALPHLVASGRGAIVNIGSVNGLQDFGNHAYSAAKAGLISLTRTLAGDAAPRGVRVNLVAPGTIRTPGWAGREAQLDDLAGIYPLGRVGEPADIAAAVAFLASRDAAWITGTTLRVDGGLLAVNTSFDRAAQAWRGTP from the coding sequence ATGGAGACGACGGGACGTTTCGAGGGGTACGGGGTTCTCATCACGGGTGCGGCGCGCGGCATCGGCGCCGCGACGGCGCGGCGGCTGGCGGGGGAAGGCGCCCATGTGCTCGTCACCGATGTGGACCTGGCGGCGGCCGAGCGCACGGTGACGGAACTGCGGGGGGAGGGGCTGGCCGCCGAGGCGTACCGGTGCGACGTGGGGGACCGGGAGTCGGTCGAGGCGGCGGTCGCGCACGCGGTGTCCGCCCTCGGCTCCCTCGACGTCCTGGTCAACAACGCCTTCGGCTGCACCCCGGACGTGCCGCTCTTCGAGGACACCCTGGACGAGACCTGGGCCCGCGACCTCGACCTCACGCTGACCAGCGCGTTCCGCTGCTCCCGCGCGGCCCTGCCGCATCTGGTGGCCTCGGGACGCGGTGCCATCGTCAACATCGGTTCCGTCAACGGCCTCCAGGACTTCGGCAACCACGCCTACAGCGCCGCCAAGGCCGGTCTGATCTCCCTCACCCGTACGCTCGCGGGTGACGCCGCGCCCCGGGGCGTCCGTGTCAACCTGGTCGCGCCCGGCACGATCCGCACCCCCGGCTGGGCGGGCCGTGAGGCCCAGCTCGACGACCTCGCCGGGATCTACCCCCTGGGCCGCGTGGGCGAGCCGGCCGACATCGCCGCAGCCGTGGCCTTCCTCGCCTCCCGGGACGCGGCCTGGATCACCGGCACGACGCTGCGGGTGGACGGCGGCCTGCTGGCCGTCAACACGTCCTTCGACCGCGCGGCACAGGCCTGGCGGGGCACGCCCTGA